ACGGAATCGCACCGGTAGGGATGGCGAATCGATTATTATGAAAGTGCCTGTGGGCACGCAAATATTTGATGAGGATAAAGAAACCATTCTGGCGGACATGTTGGTAGAAGGACAAACCGTTCTTCTCGCCCGCGGCGGAGATGGTGGCTTTGGAAATGCCCATTATAAATCCTCTACGAACCGATCGCCGCGCAAGTTTACTCCCGGATGGCCGGGGGAAGAACGCTGGATATGGATGCAGTTGAAGCTGATTGCCGATGCGGGCCTCGTGGGATTGCCCAATGCGGGAAAGTCGACGTTTTTGTCATCCGTCACCCGCGCAAAGCCAAAGATCGCCGATTATCCCTTCACCACTTTGGCCCCCCAATTGGGCGTCGTGTACATTCATGATAAAGAATTTGTCATGGCAGATTTGCCAGGTCTCATTGAAGACGCTCACCTTGGAGCTGGCCTTGGGTATCGCTTTTTGGGCCATGTTGAGCGTTGTGGCGTTATCCTCCATTTGATTGACGGAAGCGCCGAGGATGTGGTCGCCTCCTACAAAACCATTCGTCATGAGTTGGAAGAGTACGGCTGGGGCTTGAAGGAAAAGCCGGAAGTGGTTGGTCTGAATAAATGCGATCTTTTAAGTGATGAAGAAATTGAAGAAAAGATCGCCGCGTTAAAGAAAGTCAGTGGCTCCGACATTTTTGTGATGAGTGGCGCCACCCAGAAAGGCATTCCTGACGTCTTGTCTTGCCTCCTGAAACACATCCAGGCTGACCGAGCCCATAAAAAAGAAGACCTTACGGTAAAAGACGAAGGGTTTCACCCTCTCGATTAGGCATTGTTTTTATTGAATAATTCACAATTGCGCTTTTGATGTTAGGAGGCAAGAAAAATGAATTTTAAAAGTGATAATGTTGTCCCCGCAAGTCCTGAAATTGTCCAAGCCATCCAGGACGCCAACAAAGACACCCAATCTTCCTATGGCGCCGATACCTATTCCGCTGCAGCCACAAAAAAGCTATCTGAGATTTTTGAAAAAGAGGTGATTGTCTATTTTACAAACACAGGAACAGCGGCAAACAGTTTGGCTTTATCTGCTTTAGTTAACCCTCATGAAGTCATCTATTGCCACGAGGAATCACATATCAATACGGATGAATGTGGCGCGCCAGAGTTTTTTACGGGCGGTTCTAAATTGATACCTTGCAGCGGACCTCACGGAAAGCTCGATCTCGATTTGCTGAACGAGAAGATTCTCCAGGGCATTTCCATGCGCCCCCATGCTCAAAAACCAGGATGCATCAGCATTACGCAAGCAACGGAATGTGGCACAGTCTATACGCTTCAGGAGCTCCATCAATTACATACCATTGCAAAAGAACATCATCTCCCGATCCATATGGATGGAGCCCGTTTTACCAATAGCCTCATCAAGCTTGGATGTACGCCGGCGGAACTTACCTGGAAAACCGGTGTGGATGTCATGAGTTTTGGGGCCACGAAAAATGGGACCGTGTGCGCCGAAGCCATTATTTTCTTTAACCATAATCATGCGAAAGATTTTGATTATCTTCATAAAAGATCCGGTCAGTTGATGTCAAAAACACGTTTTTTTGCCTGTCAATTGACCGCTTATTTAGCACAAGACTTATGGCTAAAAAATGCGAAACATGCCAATGCAATGGCACAAAACCTGGTTAGGATTTTTCAAAAAAACGGGGTAGAAATTGTCCATCCTGTTGAATCTAATGAAATCTTTGTGAAGCTTCCCTCGCAAACCGTGACCACTTTACGAGAGCAAGCTTGTGGATTTTATGATTGGGGGGCAACAAACTCAGATCTTTACAGATTTGTGACGTCTTTTCACACCTCAAACTCAGACATCGAAGGTTTAGACAAGTGCCTATCAAAAATCACTCTCCAAGAAGAAAGAACGGTATAAAATGACAAAACATGTCCTAAAACTCATCCTTCCTATGGTTCTCTTCGCTTGGCATACGGGGGCTCGTGAGTGTCGTCTCCCAAGTGAATGGCAAGAATTGTGCCGTATTCTGAATGCAAGAGTCGCCCAAAAGCAGCCGAAGATGAAGTTGGAAGATGCCGAGGCTTCGAGTCTGGAAACGTTCTTAAGAGAAACAAAAGCTGACCTTCCCAACCTCAACGCGCTGAAGACTATTTTACCAAAAACGACGCTGGAGCTCTTGATGGCGATTCACAAAAGGGGATTGTCGGCCGAGGAATCAGAGTTAATGGCCGCCTATTTAAAAGACCTAACAGCGGCGTTTCAATTTCAAAATGTGGGAGCTTTTGATAACAACACCTCCCACATCATTGGCCGAGAGTGGCATGAAATTGATTATACGGGCGAAGGCATGACCTGGAAAAAACAGCGGGCCAAGTATGCCCCTTATGGCATCACCCACTTCAAATCGCTCGACTGTCTCGAGAAGTTTTTCCCCGTGGAAGCGCGATTGCCCTATTTTAGAACATCTTACAAACCCCGACATCCCCGAGCACTTGATCATCAAGGATAATAAAGGGGTTCAAGACTGTAGTGCGTTAAGGTTTTCTGATGATTTCCACTGATCCTTTATCCATCGAATGACAAGGAAAGAGCGATATCATGGAGAGACCTATCGCAAGAATAAAGGCGAATCTAGAGTACATGGGTGCCTCGTGAATGTATGTGAAATGATGGTAATTTATAAAGGGTTTCTTAATTTAAAAGCAAGAAGGAATATATTGTGTGAAATTTCATTTACAATGAAATGATGACAAATGTTTAGTCTTGTCCAACCCTTTTAAACCCAAAAGCCTTTTGAATATGTTGTTGGAATTCTTTGGCGGTCATGAGCCCTAAATCAACAGCAGCTTTTTCGAGAGTAATTTCTTCGAGAAGCGCGCGCTTCGCAATTTTAGCGGCGTTATCATACCCAATGATAGGGTTAAGAGCCGTAACCAGCATCAACGAATATTCTAGGTTCGCTTCCAGTTTCTTTTTATTGGGATGGATGCCCTTCAAACAATTGTCCGTAAAGCTATTAGCGGTGTCGCTCAACAGAGCAATCGATTGCAGTACATTGGCAATGATCACGGGTTTGAAGACGTTCAGTTCGAAGTTTCCTTGGCTCCCGGCCATGGTAACACAGGTATGGTTCCCCATCACTTGGGTCGCAACCATGGTCATGGCTTCGGCTTGAGTGGGATTAACTTTGCCAGGCATGATGGAAGATCCGGGTTCATTCTCTGGCAGTTCAATTTCCCCGAGGCCGCACCGCGGACCTGAGCCTAACCAGCGAATATCGTTGGCAATTTTCATGAAACTGACGGCGATCACGTTTAAGACGCCGGATAATTCCACCATCGAATCGTTGGAAGCCAGGGCTTCAAACTTGTTTGGGGCCGTAAGAAAAGGAAGCCCTGTATAGTCCGCCACATTCTGGGCAAAGACTTCTGCAAATTTAGGGGGACAATTCAATCCCGTCCCCACAGCTGTTCCTCCTTGAGCCAAGAGATAGAGGCGTTTCAGGCAATCTTCGAGACGGGTGATGTTTAGGTCAATTTGAGCCGCATACCCTGAAAACTCCTGACCCAATGTAAGGGGCGTGGCATCCTGGAGATGGGTTCTTCCAATTTTGAAGAGGTCGGCAAAAGCTTTCTCTTTTGTTTTCAGTCCTTGATGAAAGTAGGTTAAGGCCGGTAGGAGTTTTCCCTGAACTTCTCGAACAGCGGCAATGTGCATGGCTGTTGGAAACGAATCATTCGTTGATTGTCCTGAGTTGACATGATCATTGGGGTGAACGGGTCGTTTGGTCCCCAAAGCGGATCCGAGCAATTCATTGGCT
This portion of the Alphaproteobacteria bacterium genome encodes:
- the obgE gene encoding GTPase ObgE; protein product: MKFLDQVKIYIKSGDGGAGACSFRREKFIEYGGPDGGNGGRGGDIILVAVEDLNTLIDYRYQQHFRAEIGHHGMGRNRTGRDGESIIMKVPVGTQIFDEDKETILADMLVEGQTVLLARGGDGGFGNAHYKSSTNRSPRKFTPGWPGEERWIWMQLKLIADAGLVGLPNAGKSTFLSSVTRAKPKIADYPFTTLAPQLGVVYIHDKEFVMADLPGLIEDAHLGAGLGYRFLGHVERCGVILHLIDGSAEDVVASYKTIRHELEEYGWGLKEKPEVVGLNKCDLLSDEEIEEKIAALKKVSGSDIFVMSGATQKGIPDVLSCLLKHIQADRAHKKEDLTVKDEGFHPLD
- a CDS encoding low specificity L-threonine aldolase; amino-acid sequence: MNFKSDNVVPASPEIVQAIQDANKDTQSSYGADTYSAAATKKLSEIFEKEVIVYFTNTGTAANSLALSALVNPHEVIYCHEESHINTDECGAPEFFTGGSKLIPCSGPHGKLDLDLLNEKILQGISMRPHAQKPGCISITQATECGTVYTLQELHQLHTIAKEHHLPIHMDGARFTNSLIKLGCTPAELTWKTGVDVMSFGATKNGTVCAEAIIFFNHNHAKDFDYLHKRSGQLMSKTRFFACQLTAYLAQDLWLKNAKHANAMAQNLVRIFQKNGVEIVHPVESNEIFVKLPSQTVTTLREQACGFYDWGATNSDLYRFVTSFHTSNSDIEGLDKCLSKITLQEERTV
- the fumC gene encoding class II fumarate hydratase encodes the protein MAEEFRTESDSMGEVSIPKRAYWGAQTERARQNFRIGKELMPLGLIRALAIQKRCAAQTNLSLKTLASNIAEAIIQAADEVIEGKWDDHFPLVIWQTGSGTQTNMNMNEVIANRANELLGSALGTKRPVHPNDHVNSGQSTNDSFPTAMHIAAVREVQGKLLPALTYFHQGLKTKEKAFADLFKIGRTHLQDATPLTLGQEFSGYAAQIDLNITRLEDCLKRLYLLAQGGTAVGTGLNCPPKFAEVFAQNVADYTGLPFLTAPNKFEALASNDSMVELSGVLNVIAVSFMKIANDIRWLGSGPRCGLGEIELPENEPGSSIMPGKVNPTQAEAMTMVATQVMGNHTCVTMAGSQGNFELNVFKPVIIANVLQSIALLSDTANSFTDNCLKGIHPNKKKLEANLEYSLMLVTALNPIIGYDNAAKIAKRALLEEITLEKAAVDLGLMTAKEFQQHIQKAFGFKRVGQD